A genomic region of Plasmodium malariae genome assembly, chromosome: 14 contains the following coding sequences:
- the ALBA1 gene encoding DNA/RNA-binding protein Alba 1, putative codes for MKKDREPIDEDEMRITSTGRMTNYVNYGAKILGEEDKKSLKIKATGNAIGKAVTLAEIIKRRFKGLHQITRCGSTVITDQYVSGQDNNEHVVQEKTVSFIDILLSREQLDVKDAGYQPPLDEKYVKEMTTEEIVNSRPFRGRGFRPRFFRGFRGGRGGGGGFMRRGGYRPFGDRMYDGRSGFRGVRGYGGAFGRGGFRSGGMPMGGRGGYRGGRDGGYRGRGGFRGVFRGGRGGFRG; via the coding sequence ATGAAGAAAGATAGAGAACCAATAGACGAAGATGAGATGAGAATTACATCAACGGGTAGGATGacaaattatgtaaattatggtgcaaaaatattaggagaagaagataaaaagagtttaaaaataaaagctaCAGGTAATGCAATAGGAAAAGCAGTTACCTTAgcagaaataataaaaagaaggtTTAAAGGTTTACATCAAATTACCAGATGTGGAAGTACCGTAATAACAGATCAGTATGTAAGTGGACAAGATAACAATGAACATGTTGTTCAGGAAAAAACAGTATcttttattgatatattattatcaagAGAACAATTAGATGTAAAAGATGCTGGGTATCAACCACCTTTAGATGAGAAATATGTAAAAGAAATGACAACAGAAGAGATAGTAAATAGTAGACCATTTAGGGGTAGAGGATTTAGACCAAGATTCTTTCGAGGTTTTAGAGGAGGTAGAGGAGGAGGGGGTGGTTTTATGAGAAGAGGTGGGTACAGACCATTTGGTGATAGGATGTATGATGGTAGAAGTGGTTTTAGAGGAGTCAGAGGATACGGTGGTGCTTTTGGTAGAGGAGGTTTTAGATCAGGAGGTATGCCCATGGGTGGCAGAGGGGGATATAGAGGTGGAAGAGATGGTGGTTATAGAGGAAGAGGTGGATTCAGAGGTGTATTTAGAGGTGGCAGAGGTGGGTTCAGAGGATGA
- the PmUG01_14042100 gene encoding conserved Plasmodium protein, unknown function, with protein MVKKDNIWILCKFYCKENEGMLNKKQEDDIFKILENSNTPLSILIKEEFDKKATILYGKIFKSILFSRFFVTFANLKLRLFIIRTSNKYKREVSLLSQFVTLCGSNLSVQVLYIGVTLCKCKRFLRDLFIRLKIEDNIPTILKELENCP; from the exons atggtgAAAAAGGACAACATATGGATTTTGTGTAAATTCTATTGTAAAGAAAATGAAGgaatgttaaataaaaaacaggAAGAtgatattttcaaaattttagaaaattcCAACACACCATTatctattttaattaaagaa GAATTTGATAAGAAAGCTACAATACTGTACgggaaaatatttaaaagcaTACTTTTTTCTCGCTTTTtcg TTACTTTTGCAAATTTGAAACTTCGGCTATTCATTATCCGAACTAGCAAT AAATACAAAAGAGAAGTTTCCCTGTTATCGCAATTTGTAACCCTATGTGGTAGTAACTTGAGTGTCCAAGTATTATACATAGGAG taACACTGTGCAAATGTAAAAGATTTTTAAGAGACCTATTTATTAGGTTAAAAATTGAAGATAACATTCCAACCATTTTGAA GGAATTGGAAAATTGTCCATAA
- the PmUG01_14042200 gene encoding 60S ribosomal protein L13-2, putative has protein sequence MVSHNNVLPNVHLHKWWQRYVRVNFSKNIKKKKRRLLRAKKRRESGGKPIEKLHPIVQCPTQRYNFRSRLGRGFTLEELKGAKLNPLAARSIGICVDKRRKNRCEETLKRNIERLEKYKKHLVMIPLKRNKCKKGIGGIPADSDKKLIKELRTKKQLRSIFKNERNTTPYYEAMEVSKIDKTFLAYKTLRKAKLSERRKNKQQQKKDIKRKSKDS, from the exons ATGGTGTCACATAACAATGTATTGCCTAATGTGCATTTACACAAATGGTGGCAGAGGTATGTAAGAGtaaattttagtaaaaacataaaaaaaaaaaaaagaagattatTAAGAgcaaaaaagagaagagaAAGTGGAGGGAAACcaatagaaaaattacaCCCCATAGTTCAATGTCCAACTCAGAGGTACAATTTCAGATCAAGACTAGGAAGAGGTTTTACCCTTGAAGAATTAAAG GGAGCTAAGTTAAACCCTCTTGCAGCAAGAAGTATAGGCATTTGTGTTGacaagagaagaaaaaacagATGCGAAGAAACATTGAAGAGAAATATAGAAAGgttggaaaaatataaaaagcatTTAGTTATGATTccattaaaaagaaataaatgtaaaaagggTATTGGTGGAATTCCAGCTGATTCGGACAAGAAACTTATTAAAGAATTAAGGACTAAGAAACAACTACGTAGTATATTTAAGAATGAAAGAAACACCACACCTTACTACGAAGCGATGGAAGTGTCTAAGATAGATAAAACATTCTTAGCATATAAAACATTACGAAAAGCTAAATTGTCAGAGAGAAGAAAGAACaaacaacaacaaaaaaaagatataaagaGAAAATCAAAGGATAGTTGA
- the PmUG01_14042300 gene encoding 40S ribosomal protein S16, putative, whose product MTTKVKRVQTFGKKKTAVAVATVTNGKGLIKLNGKNIDLVEPYILRTKVYEPLWLIGAAKLKNLDIRIRVKGGGQTAQIYAIRQAIGKGIISYYQKYVDESTKKELKDILLRYDRTLLVGDTRRCEPKKFGGKGARARYQKSYR is encoded by the exons atgacaaCAAAAGTAAAGAGAGTTCAAACATTCGGAAAAAAg AAAACGGCCGTTGCAGTAGCGACAGTTACAAATGGAAAGGGactgataaaattaaatggaAAGAACATCGATTTAGTGGAACCGTACATTTTGAGAACAAAAGTTTATGAGCCCCTATGGTTGATAGGAGCAgctaaattaaaaaatttagatatACGCATAAGGGTTAAGGGAGGAGGTCAAACGGCACAAATTTACGCAATAAGACAAGCCATTGGCAAAGGAATAATATCATACTATCAAAAATATGTGGACGAGtcaacaaaaaaagaattaaaggATATATTGTTAAGATATGACAGAACGTTACTCGTAGGAGATACAAGAAGATGTGAACCTAAGAAGTTTGGTGGAAAGGGAGCGCGTGCCAGATACCAGAAATCATACAgatag
- the PmUG01_14042400 gene encoding GDP-mannose 4,6-dehydratase, putative encodes MIFGITGQDGSYLSELLLEKGYIVHGIIRRCSSFNTKRIEHIFDKLILHYGDILDSSSICSIIHEIRPNEIYNLAAQSHVKVSFELPEYTAEATGIGTLRILEGIRMSKMQKIKFYNASTSELFGKVKAAIQDENTPFYPVSPYAIAKLYAHYITINYRESYNMFCVNGILFNHESPRRGETFVTRKITRGIARICKNVQTVITLGNIDTYRDWGHAKDYVHAMYLMLQQDKPDDFVICSNEQHSVREFCEIAFSFVGIYLKWVYQGINEIGLDQRNNIVINKDMKYFRKSEVLTLLGDCSKAKNILKWKPTYNFFQLVYEMLKHDFEDCHLAIDDYETCLGRYHAYKSDSHVTN; translated from the coding sequence ATGATATTCGGCATTACTGGTCAGGATGGCTCATATTTGAGTGAACTGCTTTTAGAAAAGGGATATATTGTTCATGGGATTATAAGAAGGTGTAGTTCGTTTAACACAAAAAGGATCGAGCATATATTTGACAAgttaattttacattatgGTGATATCCTTGATAGTAGTAGTATATGTTCTATAATACATGAAATAAGACCAAATGAAATATACAATTTAGCTGCACAAAGTCATGTAAAAGTTAGTTTTGAATTACCAGAATACACAGCTGAAGCTACAGGTATAGGTACTCTACGAATATTAGAAGGAATAAGAATGTCGAAAAtgcagaaaataaaattttataatgcTTCTACGTCAGAATTATTTGGAAAGGTAAAAGCAGCTATTCAAGATGAAAATACGCCATTTTATCCTGTATCACCATATGCTATTGCAAAATTGTATGCCcattatataacaataaattatagggaatcatataatatgttttgtGTGAATGgcatattatttaatcatGAAAGTCCAAGAAGAGGGGAAACATTTGTTACTAGGAAAATAACTAGGGGTATTGCAagaatttgtaaaaatgttCAAACAGTTATAACGTTAGGAAATATTGATACATACAGAGATTGGGGGCATGCTAAAGATTATGTACATGCCATGTATTTAATGTTACAACAAGATAAACCTGACGATTTTGTTATTTGCTCTAATGAACAACATTCTGTAAGAGAATTTTGTGAAATAGCTTTTTCCTTTGTaggtatttatttaaaatgggTTTATCAAGGTATTAATGAAATAGGTCTAGATCAACGGAACAATATTGTAATTAATAAagatatgaaatattttagaaaaagtGAAGTTCTTACGTTATTAGGGGATTGTTCTAAggcaaaaaatattttaaaatggaaaCCAACTTACAACTTTTTTCAGCTCGTTTATGAAATGTTAAAACATGATTTCGAGGACTGTCATTTAGCTATAGACGATTATGAAACTTGTTTAGGGCGATACCATGCCTATAAGAGCGACTCGCACGTAACGAACTAA
- the ABCF1 gene encoding ABC transporter F family member 1, putative, translated as MYVELCSYFMICMYILFTTGLQIKKKGHSFISNIQFNNIVHEQNINHLKKKQKNKEKYLAYWSEGKRDHTQFKKHNRCIEQNGEAVCDNDKGDHFSGTKLEEGEWEDHVDAPLDNDHVDARLANEQCSGKRLELYEKLFNVEENSEYTVLSPKYNMNIYNILEKNYDEKENNKKIILKINNLNYEIDNKKIISNLNFELNKSECVGLIGNNGCGKTTLLNLIFENADNRSKNIIILNNQFKKENVEDVILNEDNICSLIKKNNFTVLYKILSYMANNSLNLSSLPTLIKNLKNLDLGQLDKNWLKNNNQLFFKNEVFYFKQNIHLLQNNDLTVFEKVLNFYQRTLQMYEVLMYIERSISIYNNDKRMSQRNGKEEVDMSTMSEGVSSNREGKNKVERNDSKSNETNGSSSVSTDNFSSNSSNSNSNSSSNSSNSSNSSNSNSNSNSSSNSSNSSNISNSNSNSSSATCNSSDKEKGRNNSNPSDRSNGKLDHYNCSTTNLEKSSDTNNGKFTLCNGKNEMKLSKEEQYFINSKYFDCVLKLYMHEKEHVFKEINNIKMNFNKYVNILNLKNFVHVKMCHLSNGYIIRVYLLLLLLSNSKLLLIDEINNNLDIFNIFFIMNIFKYALKYKQIGIILASHDFFLVSKLCSSILDFNKIYGYDMDLNNMALLKKISKGSNTHRGLVDDTGGNYGIDASYNEVYNVHNAHNSRKSKTQGGSGVGHSKAHITNLTYFKGNYVQYLNNMKILFDNKRKKKEELKKILDQLSANISKAKKKNKNEFMQQSLKKKEEELKLYQNIYDNFFDSKLNYQYMYYNLIYSNKNKNKNITNLVCANHTKENSSYSLHKKDRMSVQRNVQVETSMDGENTNARNTNDVFNNSLQFMKEVLHTNNPLNEGTVSMGASHIAEDEYRNRYKNDEATRSSSQLTRLTRFAGGDSKGMTDEDKIKYNERVEVEKMEHSEEQAVDDEEDIKSFMYGKMNDVEGNMNKNILIDMSRKIKNSELIETGEKYGTNNVTLYDFNNFSFYFLNKKNKKKKYIFKNMSLSINSGENVLLLGKNGIGKSTFFKILTNEYNLVVNENKDNFEDVWGKKKKKKKSLYAYGDDNDNDMEEEKKDISTEIMEQNKMAYFEGTINCNFNNVLLTYFEQNMIKKLNLEINDYFKYIIERVRYQPINFYDQCETEDLFNEHFFFYVLNKTKPFCNDVITNNIEEKIKALLKIFYIDSSTSIKEKSGGEKVRILFLSLFLKKSNLLLLDEINNNLDIYLKNLLLHFLNFIYEGNYILTTHDFYIIKNLTNVHKIIYIFDYLHTFTFYNVQDFIYNFYNFILTSFNILKYEQLVDANKKENEKNRQKGAFIVNSRVRNKSTIHPEQLFDSSRQTINNNNGNSNNNEISCTAKYNTDFLSNFYEKNANFSMQSIDQYVNRDNYEQHLYDSYDYEILKFLKAQYDKDRNERNSYEQINNVQEEIFEQPKANKKNFGGKGSSGKIKIKNWKRWRK; from the coding sequence ATGTATGTTGAACTATGCTCATACTTTAtgatatgtatgtacatattgtTTACTACAGGcctacaaattaaaaaaaaaggtcaTAGCTTTATAAGTAATATACAGTTTAATAATATTGTGCAcgaacaaaatataaatcatttgaaaaaaaagcaaaaaaataaagaaaaatatttagcaTATTGGTCAGAAGGAAAAAGAGATCACACACAATTTAAGAAGCATAATAGGTGTATAGAACAAAATGGGGAGGCTGTATGTGATAATGACAAAGGAGACCATTTTAGTGGTACGAAACTAGAGGAAGGGGAGTGGGAAGACCATGTGGATGCACCGTTGGACAACGACCATGTGGACGCACGGCTTGCGAACGAACAGTGTTCAGGTAAGAGATTAGAATTATACGAGAAACTATTTAATGTTGAAGAGAATAGTGAATACACAGTGTTGTCACCCAAgtataatatgaatatatacaacatACTAGAAAAGAATTACGATgagaaagaaaataataaaaaaattattttaaaaataaataatttaaattacgAAATTGATAACAAAAAGATTATAAGCAATTTAAATTTTGAGTTAAATAAATCGGAGTGTGTTGGTCTGATAGGTAATAATGGATGTGGTAAAACGACcctattaaatttaatttttgaaaatgcAGATAATAGatctaaaaatataattattctaaataaccaatttaaaaaagaaaatgttgAAGATGTAATACTTAATGAAGATAATATATGTTCTctaatcaaaaaaaataattttacagttctctataaaatattgtcTTACATGGCAAATAACTCATTAAATTTAAGCTCTTTACCaactttaattaaaaatttgaaaaatttagaCCTTGGTCAGCTAGATAAAAATtggttaaaaaataataatcagctgtttttcaaaaatgaagttttttattttaaacagAATATACATctattacaaaataatgatCTAACTGTATTTGAAAAGgttctaaatttttatcaaCGTACGTTACAAATGTATGAAGTGCTTATGTATATTGAAAGAAgtattagtatatataataacgaTAAGAGAATGTCTCAAAGGAATGGGAAGGAGGAGGTAGATATGTCCACAATGAGTGAAGGAGTCTCATCTAATAGGGAGGGGAAAAATAAGGTAGAAAGGAACGACAGTAAAAGTAATGAAACAAATGGTTCGAGCAGCGTTAGCACTGATAACTTcagtagtaatagtagtaatagtaatagtaatagcagtagtaatagtagtaatagtagtaatagtagtaatagtaatagtaatagtaatagcagtagtaatagcagtaatagtagtaatattagtaatagtaatagtaatagcagTAGCGCAACTTGCAATAGTAGTGacaaagaaaaaggaagaaacaACTCCAACCCGTCAGACAGAAGTAATGGTAAGTTAGACCACTACAATTGTTCAACAACAAATTTGGAAAAATCTAGTGATACAAACAATGGTAAATTCACTCTGTGTAATGGTAAAAACGAAATGAAGCTGTCAAAAGAAGAGCAATATTTTATCAATTCGAAATATTTTGACTGCGttttgaaattatatatgcatgaaaAAGAACAtgtttttaaagaaataaataatataaaaatgaattttaataaatatgtaaatattctaaatttaaaaaattttgtacatGTGAAAATGTGCCATCTAAGCAATGGTTATATTATACGTGTCTATTTACTGCTGCTACTGCTAAGCAATTCCAAATTGTTGTTAAtagatgaaataaataataacttagatatattcaatatattttttataatgaatatatttaaatacgctttgaaatataaacagATAGGAATTATTTTAGCTAGCCACGATTTTTTTCTAGTTAGCAAATTGTGTAGCAGTATATTAgactttaataaaatatacggATATGATATGGATTTGAACAATATGGCTCTACTCAAAAAAATTAGCAAAGGTAGTAACACGCATAGAGGTCTAGTGGATGATACGGGTGGTAACTATGGCATTGATGCATCTTATAATGAAGTTTATAATGTACATAACGCGCATAATTCGCGTAAGTCGAAAACACAGGGTGGAAGCGGCGTAGGGCATAGTAAAGCGCATATCACCAATTTAACCTACTTCAAGGGGAATTATGTgcaatatttaaataatatgaaaattctGTTTGATAAcaagagaaagaaaaaggaagagCTGAAAAAAATACTAGACCAACTAAGTGCTAACATATCTaaagcgaaaaaaaaaaataaaaacgaaTTTATGCAACagtcattaaaaaaaaaagaggaagaattaaaattatatcaaaatatttatgacaatttttttgatagtaaattaaattatcaaTATATGTACTACAACCTtatttatagtaataaaaataaaaacaaaaatattacgaATTTAGTTTGTGCTAACCATACGAAGGAAAATTCAAGTTACTCTTTACATAAGAAAGATCGAATGAGCGTGCAAAGGAACGTACAAGTAGAAACGTCTATGGATGGGGAAAATACAAATGCGCGTAACACAAACGATGTTTTTAACAATTCCCTTCAGTTTATGAAAGAAGTTCTTCACACAAACAATCCACTAAATGAAGGAACAGTCAGTATGGGAGCTAGTCACATAGCGGAAGACGAGTATCGTAACAGATACAAGAATGACGAAGCTACCCGGTCTTCATCGCAGTTGACACGATTAACTCGATTTGCTGGAGGAGATAGCAAAGGAATGACGGatgaagataaaataaaatataacgaaAGAGTGGAGGTCGAAAAGATGGAGCATTCAGAGGAGCAGGCTGTGGATGATGAAGAAGACATAAAGTCTTTCATGTATGGAAAAATGAACGATGTGGAAGggaatatgaacaaaaacattttaatagaCATGAgcaggaaaataaaaaacagcGAACTTATAGAAACAGGGGAAAAGTACGGTACGAATAATGTAACTCTGTACGACTTCAATAacttctctttttattttttaaataaaaaaaataaaaaaaaaaaatatatatttaaaaatatgagttTAAGTATTAATAGTGGTGAGAATGTTTTATTGTTAGGAAAAAATGGCATAGGAAAGtcaacattttttaaaatattaacaaatgaatataatttagtagttaatgaaaataaagataattttGAAGATGTgtgggggaaaaaaaaaaaaaaaaaaaaaagtttatatgcatatgggGATGATAATGACAATGATAtggaggaagaaaaaaaagatatttcaACAGAAATTATggagcaaaataaaatggcaTATTTTGAAGGTACCATAAACTGCAATTTTAACAATGTACTGTTAACATATTTCGaacaaaatatgataaaaaaattaaatttagaGATTAAcgattattttaaatatataattgagAGGGTCCGTTATCAAcccattaatttttatgaccAATGCGAAACAGAGGACCTATTTAATgagcacttttttttttacgttttaaataaaactaaacCATTTTGTAATGAtgtaataacaaataatattgaGGAGAAAATTAAAGCattgttaaaaattttttatatcgaCAGTAGTACATcgataaaggaaaaaagcgGTGGAGAGAAAGTTCGAATATTGTTCttgtctttatttttaaaaaaatcaaatcTGTTATTATTggatgaaataaataataatttagacatatatttgaaaaatcttttgttacattttttaaattttatatatgaaggaaattatatattaacaacacatgatttttatatcataaaaaacTTGACaaatgttcataaaattatttatatttttgattaTCTGCatacttttactttttataatgttCAGGATTTTATCTACAATTtctacaattttattttgacctcatttaatattttaaaatatgaacaattaGTAGACGCAAACAAgaaggaaaatgaaaaaaatcgTCAGAAGGGTGCATTCATTGTGAACAGCAGGGTGAGAAATAAGAGCACAATACATCCTGAACAGCTATTCGATTCCTCTAGACAAacaattaacaataataatggtaatagtaataataacgaaATTAGCTGTACTGCGAAATACAATACCgattttttatcaaatttttatgaaaagaaTGCAAATTTCAGTATGCAGAGTATAGATCAATATGTCAATCGAGATAATTATGAACAACACCTCTACGATAGTTATGACTATGaaatattgaaatttttaaaagcacAATATGATAAAGATAGAAATGAGAGAAACAGTTATGAACAAATTAACAACGTTCAGGAAGAAATTTTCGAACAACCAAAAgctaataagaaaaattttggCGGTAAAGGGTCCtcaggaaaaataaaaattaaaaattggaAAAGGTGGAGAAAGTGA
- the PmUG01_14042600 gene encoding translation initiation factor SUI1, putative, translating into MEELQEQFDKIKLTSDAEVDLEEPEKISHRKLRLMKMKNKKEEKKLKKQNFKGSSNNKISLANNKDSNDNNYSDKKSSNKQNEENINDIEDDVKHNNTDKQDYLGENTSLQSKKKYEVVNVEYCKVCTMPYEYCEYGNAFNECKEMNKEKFSYDIVSNNAESSSKRKTKEAPQNTTQKITIQRKTRARKKVVTVVTGLHQYVKLEKIAKIFSRFYACGSSVIKGTDNNPDQIDIQGDVEHNIIDVIMKNCPELTEDCFVILPPK; encoded by the exons atggaGGAGTTACAAGAACaatttgataaaataaaattaacatcGGACGCGGAGGTCGACTTGGAAGAACCGGAAAAGATATCTCACCGAAAACTAAGActtatgaaaatgaaaaataaaaaagaagaaaaaaaacttaagaagcaaaattttaaaggttcttcaaacaataaaatttcattGGCTAATAACAAAGatagtaatgataataattacagcgataaaaaaagtagtaacaaacaaaatgaagaaaatataaatgatattgAAGATGatgtaaaacataataatacgGATAAACAGGATTATTTAGGAGAAAATACTTCCCTCCAgagtaaaaagaaatatgaagTAGTTAACGTGGAATACTGTAAAG TGTGTACAATGCCCTATGAATACTGCGAGTACGGGAATGCTTTCAATGAATGCAAAGAAATGAACAAAGAGAAATTTAGTTATGATATTGTGAGCAATAACGCAGAAAGTAGCAGTAAAAGGAAGACAAAGGAGGCACCTCAAAAT ACAACtcaaaaaataacaatacaGAGAAAAACGAGAGCACGAAAAAAAGTTGTAACAGTTGTAACAGGACTGCATCAGTATgttaaattagaaaaaattgcCAAGATATTTTCTCGCTTTTATGCATGTGGATCCTCGGTTATAAAGGGCACTGATAATAATCCTGACCAGATAGACATACAA GGAGATGTAGAACACAATATTATAGACGTGATAATGAAAAACTGCCCAGAATTAACTGAAGATTGCTTTGTTATTTTACCCCCCAAATAA
- the PmUG01_14042700 gene encoding conserved Plasmodium protein, unknown function, whose amino-acid sequence MNLHDSIMNFEKCVRFLKDNFVNIDIKKIEKETKLYFHNKLQSCESQGKEAYQIDDNALMELMNIISKINGKEDDGYMDLQHDKREEGECMHNENALHGYEKGEVNLNEEEINFKGAINCRNGKRDHQKNVLKNKRNHSIRAHSDNCNSYGNINSSKRSSDSKRRSDSKRSSDSKRRSDSKRSSGSNSSSNSSSNSSRTRSHKRCGIEEERSTSYEGGIKKGEDKKGAVVNLNSKGNHFKIEQEKKEWLDDKKEITSCSEQDILLKNLKDKILQNECSQNKYGQMDKGHHFTEEEEEGKDENEEMKNNCVEKTNRTFLEVLFRKPLLENEHIKRNIASKNFYTIGEDVLVNLTIVLDRIILQLISHYKEKKIAIQEQELHFENFFIVLYKLLSNISYHSKEEKFKTIKFSNSQIRNTFLTSDDIFNLSKLLFEILSFNTNYANTDVQYQNDAQLDDERSDSTCQYDHMIWKFENNLTDKESILFDFVLSSVNIIMNMMNKKVPRISTSSVKTYQAEDKREQINQNDHSNNKLFLEKIKNLQNLSNSIAPATNNKLLVIHQKNMQEQQALNDIRKLHNEKYNTHKNYCNDKNDKHRYSGKITNNNRSSHNVWNNNEKANNRSRENLFFNNNKDENQNSNSIKGKKKIKHFFKNLFKKD is encoded by the coding sequence ATGAACTTACATGACTCAATAATGAACTTTGAAAAATGTGTAcgttttttaaaagataattttgtaaacattgacataaaaaaaattgaaaaagaaacaaaattatattttcataataaattaCAGTCATGTGAGTCTCAAGGGAAAGAAGCGTATCAAATAGATGACAATGCGTTGATGGAATTGATGAATATTATATCGAAAATTAATGGAAAAGAGGATGATGGATATATGGATCTTCAACATGACAAAAGAGAAGAAGGTGAATGCATGCATAATGAGAATGCTTTGCATGGTTATGAGAAGGGAGAAGTAAACTTAAACGAGGAGGAAATAAACTTCAAAGGAGCAATAAATTGTAGAAACGGCAAAAGGGATCatcaaaaaaatgttttaaaaaataaaaggaatcATAGTATACGTGCACACAGTGACAATTGCAATAGTTAtggtaatattaatagtagtAAAAGGAGCAGTGATAGTAAAAGGAGAAGTGATAGTAAAAGGAGCAGTGATAGTAAAAGGAGAAGTGATAGTAAAAGGAGCAGTGGTAGTAACAGTAGCAGTAACAGTAGCAGTAACAGTAGCAGAACTAGGAGCCACAAAAGGTGCGGTATCGAGGAGGAAAGGAGTACTAGCTATGAGGGAGGGATAAAGAAAGGGGAAGACAAAAAAGGAGCAGTAGTAAATTTAAATAGCAAGGGGAATCACTTCAAAATAGAACAGGAAAAGAAGGAATGGTTAGATGACAAAAAGGAGATAACTTCATGCAGTGAACAGGATATATTGCTTAAGAATCTAAAAGACAAAATATTGCAAAATGAATGCTCTCAAAACAAGTATGGACAAATGGACAAAGGGCACCACTTCACtgaggaagaagaagaggGTAAGGATGAAAATGAGgagatgaaaaataattgcGTGGAAAAAACGAACAGAACATTTTTGGAAGTACTGTTTCGAAAGCCTTTACTAGAGAACGAACACATAAAACGAAATATAGCTTCCAAAAACTTCTATACGATAGGTGAAGACGTGCTTGTCAACTTGACAATTGTATTAGATAGaattatattacaattaataagtcattataaagaaaaaaagatagcAATACAAGAACAAGAATtacattttgaaaatttttttatagtattatataaattgcTTAGCAATATAAGTTATCATTCGAAAGAAGAGAAATTCAAAACTATTAAATTTAGTAATAGTCAGATAAGAAATACCTTTTTAACAAGtgatgatatatttaatttatccaaattattatttgagaTACTAAGCTTTAACACAAATTATGCTAATACGGATGTGCAATATCAAAACGATGCGCAACTTGATGATGAACGTAGTGATTCAACCTGTCAGTATGATCATATGATATGgaaatttgaaaataatcTTACGGATAAGGAGTCTATATTGTTCGACTTTGTTTTATCCtctgttaatattattatgaacatGATGAATAAAAAGGTACCACGAATTAGTACCAGTAGTGTGAAAACCTACCAAGCGGAAGATAAAAGAGAacaaataaatcaaaatgatcattctaataataaattatttttagaaaaaataaaaaatttacaaaatttatcGAACAGTATTGCACCAGCTACGAATAATAAACTACTTGTTAttcatcaaaaaaatatgcaagaACAACAAGCTTTGAATGATATTAGAAAACTGCATaacgaaaaatataacactcataaaaattattgtaatgACAAGAATGACAAACACAGGTACTCAGGTAAGataactaataataataggaGCAGTCATAATGTATggaataataatgaaaaagcaAATAATCGTTCGAGGGagaaccttttttttaataacaataaGGATGAAAACCAAAATAGCAACTCAATAAAAggcaagaaaaaaataaagcattttttcaaaaatttgtttaaaaaagattaa